The sequence below is a genomic window from Cicer arietinum cultivar CDC Frontier isolate Library 1 chromosome 6, Cicar.CDCFrontier_v2.0, whole genome shotgun sequence.
ttaaataaatacataaaatttaaaactacgACACGTGTACCCACCGTGCCACACTTGGCACACCCTGGTTAACCGCGAAAGCCATATAATACCCAGGCGGCGCAACCATCCCACTCGGCGGCGCCGTACACCCAATCCTCCACCTCCCATCACCATCCGGCACAGCAGAACTAACAACAAGTTTGACCAAACGTTGACCTTGACTAAAAGAATGCGTTGCAAATGGCGCGCTACCTAAATTCACTTCAATAATTCCCACAACAGGCAAAGGAACACTCACCACAACATCAAAACTCATACCATACGACACCGTTTCACTTATCTCCAAAATCTCGGGTCGAATATTCGCTTTATCCAAACCCAAATACTCGGGCGAAAAAGCTTCGATTCTTAACTCGGTTGGAAACTCGACATCGAAACGGTACAACACGTGCGGGTTACTCCCCGCTAATAAAACCCGTCCATCCGGTAACAAATTCGCTGTCGAATGATACAATCGCGGAACTGTACCCGGGTTTAAAACCATAAACCGTAACCCGATCGGTTCACTGGGTCGATATAAAACCGGGTTCAAACACGGATTGGAAGCTAATTCAAAACCTTGCGTTCCTTTCATAGcaccatttataatcaaaaCGTCACCGTTTGGTAACATAACCATATCACCCATGATTCTCTCAAACGGCATATCTTCCATTTCCCAAACCGGATCGGATCCCGTCGCCATTATCCGACCGCAACTACCATGCGCCGGCGTATCAACACTCCGTTCAATAAACGCACCGTATTCGGCACCGCCGCAAACAACAACCACCGCATCGGAAAATTCACCTTCTAATGCCAACATCACCGAAGATCCCGCCGATGGATAATTCCTCGGACCACCATTTAACTCCGGGTAAACCCTAACCACACGATTTTCGACGAAATCGTACATAACCGATTTCGTATTCGCAAACACGAATAGTTTACCGTTAGGGAGAAGATGAACGTAAGGGTACAAATTATCCATTTGTGTATCTTCCGTTTCTGAAAGAAAAGGAAACGAAAAAACGACGTCGTTTTTGCGTTTAGGGTAAAACTCAACAGTATTTGAACCTCTTCCTCCTATGATGATAATTGAACCATCAGGAAGAATTTGATTCGTAGCGTACCAACGACCTTCACTCAATTCGACATCGTTTAGTTCTTCCCAATCGCATGACCCGTTTACATCACACGGGTTGAATTTTCTGAGCTTTTTAAACCCGTCTAAGTCACCGCCGGTTTGTAAAAGCGTTCCGTTAGGGAGGAATTGACCGGAAGAACACCACGTGTCGGTTAAGATTTTTAAAGGACGGAGTTGGTTTGTTTTTGGGTCGAAGAGAATTGAGTGAGCGTAACAATCGAGTTTGGAAACGGCGTGGTTTTTGTATAAACGACAATTGTTTTTTGGGAGGAGTTTACGTGATGGACCTATGTTGGTTCGGTCGAGGAGGATGACGGTGTTGAAACGTGTTACTGCTGTGTGCATTGAGGCTATGCCTGCGTTGGGGATTAGAAGCTCCCACGTGCCGGGGAGGTCAGCACGTGCAGGTGGTGGGAGTGATAGGAGGAGTATGAGAAAGCATATTGGAAAGGGAGAAATGGCGTCCATTGAAAATTGAAGTGGGAGTGTGAGTGGAAGTGTGGTGTTGGGGAAGCTTCTATTTCTAATTATAggtaaaaaaagataattaaagtGGAAATTGTAGGACAATAGATGGTGCAATgtttaaaattcatataaacTCTAAAAATAATGGACGATATTCTTCTGATCTATTCTAATAGATATAGTTGAGATAATGTCTCCAAAAATATATCtcttaaaaatcaatttatcaaaAACTCCATAAAGTTATTGTTTTCCTTAAAAGAAATagtctttaattttatatttttattaagtgtatgtttaaaaatttaatatcgtAGATTGCCTGTGGAATTTCAGGTATAATATACTACTTTTAAACACCAATCCACGATCTATAgtgtaaaatgattaaaatgaaaagtGCAACAGCCTTGTTGTGGGCCAGTGCTTTGATGTTCAaattctttttcctttctttttggTGTAGGATGATTAAAATGAATTCATCACAAACTAGTGTGTAAAGCTTTTTTATGTTGCGACTGTTTTAAGTTTTGAAATAGCTAATGTTAAATTAAAAGGAATTAAGATATGTTTTTGAATGAGTATGTTTCCGCAGGATACTAAACACTTATTATTATAGCGTGCTAGATTGGCAAACAAAACCACATTATTAATCCTTTAATTTAAGAGGTACTTGGGAAATTGTAAgtttttataagtaaaattattGTAAAGGATTTTTATCTGATACTCCATTTATCTGACTACATACTTTATTTTGCAGAGGGCTAAGCAATTGAATTTGGTTTATACTTATAGCATAGCATATGGCAATGTCGCGTAAAGGAAAAGAGAAGGTGGAAAATTGGACGGTTGGGATACAAGTGGCAATGAACATACACAGTGTGGTTAAACGGTGGAATGTATTCTGCCCTCTATATTTTCATCTAGATCTAGTTAAGGACTTTCAAAGCAccgtttttttaataaaagggACAAAATGTTCTTGCTGATTTATGATgagaaaaaataacatatattgaaaaactaattttacatttgataattaataaaaacaattaattttattatttcattatataattgtaacttttattataaaataatgataaaatcaTCGGGTTTTGTGTTATCTGTtgagtataaaattatttacattaatagtATATGTCTATTacatctatttataaaaaaagagaaaacacaaAATGTTtctttcatataaatttttataccAACATCCTATAATTATACagttctattttttatattattttttttctctccacTTCGATTCAATATCAACATTTATTCTGATAGTTATATTTGATCTCGaatataatattgaatttttgtGTGTCGAAATTCTCTAAAGAAAAATGGAGAGAATGAATCATATAATTagttcaaagaaaaaaataacgaCATGATATATCAATAAAgatattattaagtataactataAAGAACAATTCGCAATTAAGTAGAAGGTTGATTTCTATTGATACAACACataaaatttcattataatatttataaatgttaaaGTTAACTAGAAGTTGTTTATCAACAACAGTTTTTTCATTCTCTCCCAACCATTGAAGTTTATAGGGTCTAGGATGAGAACCCTAGGATGAGAAGTAGTACAAAgattaaattttgtaattagtCTTGTCACTTGTGCCAGTTACATTAGTGTAAGTCCCACTATCAATTATTAAGAGACACAATTTTTCTTGAACTACACATCTAGCatgaaaaaagtttttttgGTGTGGGGAGTCCTCATCTTTCATGTGAAATCCCAACATTCTCCTAACGATGAGCAAATCTCTTTAGAGGGTTAAGTCCTCACTCTTCTCTTCACTCTCGTTAgaataattggacaaaaatgtGAACTctctttctcatttttttttctcttgtttGGACATTGAGAAGCTATGTGCTCCTTTCCAAGGCACTTAAAGCATTTAATAGAAGTAGTAGAAGTAGGAATTTGAGTTAGAATTATTATTACCTTTTTGGTTAGACTTAGCTGTAGGCTCCTCATTCTTGGAGGTAGAAGATCCCTCCTTTTTGACTTGTGCTTCCAATTTGAAGTGATGTAGAATGTAGGTGGAGTTTAATTTTTTGCATATGAACTTTGACATTGTTGATTCATCAATTTCCTCACACGTTTTATCTTATCTTTGCTACTTTGAAATTCTTGTAATACTCTTCAACACTTTTTACTCATTGAGTAAGCTTTTGGAGCTTGTTAAGCAAGTTTATCTGGTAATGACTTGGaacatatctttttttttatcaatataatttaagGATCCGTTTGATGAATATGATAAAAGACATGatagaaataaattatcatttcatgCTAAATCTAGTGTTTGATGAATTAACATGATATGATAAATGTCCATATCCTATCTCTTTagttgaaattttgattttgaaatgaatTGCTTAGTAAAACATGATATGATAAGAACAATAGTTTACTCAATTatccttataaaatataaaagttaaaataaatataatttgtttacaaggtatttttgtcattttcatataatatatcatatctttatatACATTCTAACAAATACATATAGTTATTTGGTTActcatgattttgtttttaaaatttaaattatttatttaataatttcaattgatagttttaatataaaattattttattacttatttaattttttttaatttaataatattaaaaatataataagtaaatttaaaaaaaaactaatatgtaaTTGTTCACAATGATaagtttgtttttaaatataatatatattatatcatatcatgatGAGATGTGTAACGCctcaatattttcataaatattatatatgtgtcttttagtaattttcataatttattatttaattaataatgtattctacctgtaaagaaattaaattaaaatttacaactccctattttacttgaataattataacctttatttttattcaattattttggTGTGACAATTACATTAGAATGGTTTATGGCATAATTATTTCCTGCGTGGACAactgtgtattttatttatttgattattttcgataatcatgaaattgatgtgttagatacgttgactttattttttatacgtgACCTGCAGTGATATTTTAgtcttacttgatttattttagttgatgaaaacattagttgaattatttaattaaattataatttatagaagttatatcatttattagttttattttagaccaaataagtatttaacCAAGGAGATAATTAAATTAGTGAAAAtccttagttttatttatatattttatttaattaatttagcgtgacaatagtaagataattattcctttaattttaattatttgatgaagtatatttatattaattaattaattaattgttggggttttgttggtaattaattaaaactcgtaggagtattttttagagtgaacaatgatcaagtcaattttggtcaaaattaaTCATCCacactatattttattgttaatagcATCTAACTATAAAACCGTGTGTTTTCTACTTTACATCCACTCAAATGTGTAACAAGCAAGAATAAGTACATGAATGTCGATTAATTCATAACAgttggtcattgaatgatattattCCAATTGAATACATTATTGATGTCTGCAATTAACCTCAATGAGAAAAATTACTCTCTTTCTCTAATCAGCTTCACGTCTCCATTCACAACATtatatctcaaatattttcaagtCACTCAAACAACCACCCACATATTACCTCTCTTTCTTGTGGAAGCTCTAAGCTTTTGTTCCTTCATCTTTATGAGATttttcgagggctatatagtgttatgtggaaggaaagcgtccaaggtaagggcttttccacATGCAaagttaggctagatattaaattagcgattcgtaagatgttgatatgatgtctgaatgtcttaaaagaaaaaggttgattttattttcgtcgtaaagaaattaactataatgttttgattgtttttaGTAATACCTCTATCttgatgaaaattaattatagagttctattttattattataccttgataaatatgtttgtagtaaaaatgtttaatgtcttacgtgttttagagtatttaattataaagttataatttttataatgatgtaattagtaatatgtttattatgatgtatttgattttaaatcttgatttttgagtattttaaatttaaaacttgacttttatgaacaatatatgtttCTNNNNNNNNNNNNNNNNNNNNNNNNNNNNNNNNNNNNNNNNNNNNNNNNNNNNNNNNNNNNNNNNNNNNNNNNNNNNNNNNNNNNNNNNNNgaatgaaatttatgttgttattgtattcttggtgatatgagttttaattgtTATCAATAACACGTAGTCAAATTGAAtcttatggattattaaaatgaaagtgatgattttgagatatttgttcacatgcaatatttgatatgttgaagttattgagctgtaactatgaacatccatgagaatataaatttgatgtcttatgtgattaaaaaatttaatttgaaatattttgtcttTGTAGTTGCCTAAGTTGCTAGTTGTGTTTTAAATACTGaaatctttgtggttgcctaagtagctggtgatttgtgttttaaataattgttatctttgtggttgcctaagtggctggtgacttgtattttaaatatcattatctttgtggttgcctatgTGGCTGgtgattgtgttttaaatatcattatctttgtggttgcctaggTGGCTGGTGATtcgtgttttaaatattgttatctttgtggtttcCTAATTGGCtgatgatttgtgtgattatttgagtgagtggtgacatgtaccttttgagcatcattatcatttcatgacatatcatatgcatctttgtggacggcTGTGTGACTGGTTTAATTTTTCTCCATTGGTATGgctgacttctgtgtggacgcctgtgtggctggttatatctggatcatatatgtttaggagcatgcataatttgcatacattttattattatttttagtttgatctaattatttgccctacagttgctacttgatttatttacttacattttatgacttttgatacatcctTGAGAACtgttaaataatcaatttctttaaaccTTTTATGGCGaaatgattttatattcatattttatggttgttaatttattttttggtttaatttttgctgtgagatgaactgaccccttacaccaacatttaggtactaatgatctcaaagagttgaatgaatgatgttttattggtgcacgcacgtgggcaaatgagacttttacttaaaaaataacgttttgtattactaaaatttttgtagtacattgtaaagttatttactctttatcattaacttttaatagaaatgtggaaGTAAGATTTCATTTactagtaaataattgaatgtcattaatttcagtcaacctttcttttgaatttcacttaaaggtaatttattttatttttggagcataaatgaatattgatctaataactcGAATATTAagttgcaaataaatgaataaataatattttagtaaattgcattacattcttttacaaaaaaaaaatatatatatatcaagtcattttctgacgcatttttaaattattacataaTGAACTacttataagaaaaaataattatagttgtttctaaaagaaaataaatatttttaagtagtTTTTGGATCCAAAATTTGGGACGTTACAAGATGtgtatcaaatatatgacaaaataaaatgttatcatATTGGTTATCATATGTGTAACAAACACATGATATGATAATGTTTATTCCTGTCATTATCTTATCCTTATCGAACTTTATATTCTATCATGTCTCTTTCTTTCCTGCGCATCGAACGAGATATTGCTCCACACATTGctctttctttttattgttGATTCCACCTCAATATTGCATAACTTCACTTTCCACTCCTTCCTAATTGCATGACAACTAAATATTTGTTCCACCTTTCACTATAAGAAAATTCGTCATTTGAGGCGGTCAAAAGTTCCCACAAAGGGGGGAAAAACAACCACAAAAGACACATTtgtggccgccacaaaggacgAAACACGTGTGTGAGGGCTTAGATTGCCACAAACTATTCCATTTGTGGTTGTTTTGGACTCCACAATTGGgtaacttaattaaaaaatactgaaattaacatttaaaaaatatattataaaaaaatattaatacaatttaaaaataaaaaatttaaatttaactaaaaatattatatttaaaaataaaaatgtaattttaatattaattaaattattaccaccaaacaaaataaaacattctaaaattaataaattctatcatacaaaccaaaaataaaaacaccataactaaataataatgtataatatattcataaaaatccaaaataaataaataaaatattatttgaatacaTCAATTATTGTAATAATTACTTTGATCATTAGCTCCATTCCTTCCATCATTATTTGATGGAATATAACACGATGACAAAtgtccctcaaaagtattattaattggtGTTTGAGATAACCTGGTTTGAAATTACATTTTATCTTCAAGTATATTTATAGAGAGAAGgtagagagaaaatttagagagaaggtagaaaTAAGAAATGAAAGGAGGAGTGATATACATAGAGAGAAAATAAAGCATTTGTGACAGCCAAAGTGGCCATAAAATAGCAAcggtattttggattttgtggTGACCTAGGCAGTCAAAAAGGTTGCCTTTGTGGTGACCTAGGCAAGCAATTGCATAGAAAAAacgaaaacagagaacgttatGCGTTTTCTgctgaaaacggagaatgttctggatAGAACTGAAAactagaatgttcttggttttctgCTCAAAATAGTTTTCATaatcaaatcaaatgaaaattaaagaagGATAAGGGAATAATAACATCAAGAATTTACGTGTTCggtctcaattgatgagacctatATCACGGGCAAGCAAgcaagattaatccactattaaagattgaactttacaagattaaggTCTTCTCAGGATTGATCTCCTAATATCTATCACTATTTATGAACCAGCAATACTAGCCTTTCTCttaatctttctttttct
It includes:
- the LOC101497652 gene encoding aldehyde oxidase GLOX, with translation MDAISPFPICFLILLLSLPPPARADLPGTWELLIPNAGIASMHTAVTRFNTVILLDRTNIGPSRKLLPKNNCRLYKNHAVSKLDCYAHSILFDPKTNQLRPLKILTDTWCSSGQFLPNGTLLQTGGDLDGFKKLRKFNPCDVNGSCDWEELNDVELSEGRWYATNQILPDGSIIIIGGRGSNTVEFYPKRKNDVVFSFPFLSETEDTQMDNLYPYVHLLPNGKLFVFANTKSVMYDFVENRVVRVYPELNGGPRNYPSAGSSVMLALEGEFSDAVVVVCGGAEYGAFIERSVDTPAHGSCGRIMATGSDPVWEMEDMPFERIMGDMVMLPNGDVLIINGAMKGTQGFELASNPCLNPVLYRPSEPIGLRFMVLNPGTVPRLYHSTANLLPDGRVLLAGSNPHVLYRFDVEFPTELRIEAFSPEYLGLDKANIRPEILEISETVSYGMSFDVVVSVPLPVVGIIEVNLGSAPFATHSFSQGQRLVKLVVSSAVPDGDGRWRIGCTAPPSGMVAPPGYYMAFAVNQGVPSVARWVHVS